In Ovis aries strain OAR_USU_Benz2616 breed Rambouillet chromosome 14, ARS-UI_Ramb_v3.0, whole genome shotgun sequence, a single genomic region encodes these proteins:
- the NLRP2 gene encoding NACHT, LRR and PYD domains-containing protein 2 isoform X1 gives MEQGLGVGEVSDAMNQMDLSERAKDELRETALKLVQENKPPSFELAQVQEEDVTNLQETKDLEGEKPGKQDKYRNILKKKFCQCWKNFWPRLSEDVCIVTKRYETLIPFCNPKMLAGPFPYTVVLHGPAGVGKTTLAKKLMLDWTQDDLAETSNSAFYLSCKELNHMGTCTFAELISANWPRVQDDIPAILARAQKVLFILDGFDELKVPSGALIHDLCGDWKKQKPVPVLLGSLLKRKMLPKATLLITTRPGALQELRLLTEQPLFIEIEGFLEEDRKAYFLKHFEEESQALRAFDLMKSNAALFQLGSAPSVCWLVCTCLRQQMERGEDPAATCRTTTALFLRFLCSRFPPPRGGGPRRGLQAPLQPLCLLAAEGVWTRSSVFDGEDLRRLGVHPSALSPFLDGNILQKSEDGEACYSFIHLSVQQFLAAMFYVLEPEEQEEEGLGGCWWHVGDVGKLLSKAERLKNPSLTHVGCFLFGLCNERRAMELEATFGCLVSTEIKRELLKYTLMPHGKKSFSVMDTKEVLSCLYESQEEQLVKDAMAHVKEMSLRLKNKTDVVHSSFCLKHCGNLQKLSLQVEEGIFLDSDSALESGTQVERSQNEQHMLPLWMDLCSVFESNRNLLFLDISQSFLSTSSVRILCEKIACAASSLQKVVLKNISPADTYRNFCMAFGGHKTLTHLTLQGNDQNDMLPPLCEVLRNPRCNLKYLRLVSCSASAQQWADLSCCLRTNQSLTCLNLTANELLDEGAKLLYMTLRYPTCFLQRLSLENCHLTEAYCKDLSSALIINQRLTHLCLAKNALGDRGVKLLCEGLTYPECQLQTLVLWCCNITSDGCIHLSTLLQQNSSLTHLDLGLNHIGIIGLKFLCEALKKPLCKLRCLWLWGCAITPFCCAELSSALRSNQNLITLDLGQNSLGSSGVNMLCDALKLQSCPLQTLRLKIDESDARIQKLLREMKESNPQLTIESDHRDPKDNRPSSHDFIF, from the exons AGCTGGCCCAAGTACAGGAAGAAGATGTCACAAACCTACAAGAAACAAAAGATTTGGAAGGAGAAAAGCCAG GTAAACAagataaatacagaaatatattgaAGAAGAAGTTCTGTCAATGCTGGAAGAACTTCTGGCCCAGACTCAGTGAAGATGTTTGTATTGTCACCAAAAGATATGAGACCCTGATCCCATTCTGTAATCCTAAAATGCTGGCCGGGCCATTTCCATACACTGTGGTGCTGCACGGTCCTGCCGGCGTTGGGAAAACCACCCTGGCAAAGAAACTGATGCTGGACTGGACGCAGGATGACCTGGCAGAGACCTCTAACTCCGCTTTCTACCTCAGCTGCAAGGAGCTCAACCACATGGGAACGTGCACCTTTGCAGAGCTGATATCTGCCAACTGGCCACGTGTGCAGGACGACATACCCGCGATCCTGGCCCGGGCACAGAAAGTCCTGTTCATCCTCGACGGTTTTGATGAGCTGAAGGTCCCCTCGGGGGCGCTCATCCACGACCTATGTGGcgactggaagaagcagaagccgGTGCCCGTCCTCCTGGGAAGTTTACTGAAGAGAAAGATGCTACCCAAGGCCACCTTACTCATCACCACCCGACCAGGCGCCCTGCAGGAGCTGCGGCTCTTAACAGAACAGCCGCTCTTCATAGAGATCGAGGGGTTCTTGGAGGAGGACCGGAAGGCGTATTTCCTGAAACACTTCGAGGAGGAGAGTCAGGCCCTGCGGGCTTTCGACTTGATGAAGAGCAACGCGGCTCTGTTCCAGCTGGGCTCGGCGCCCTCCGTGTGCTGGCTGGTCTGCACCTGTCTGAGACAGCAGATGGAGAGGGGGGAGGACCCCGCCGCCACCTGCCGGACCACCACGGCCCTGTTCCTGCGCTTCCTCTGCAGCCGCTTCCCCCCACCGCGCGGCGGCGGCCCCAGGCGGGGCCTCCAGGCTCCGCTCCAGCCCCTGTGCCTCTTGGCTGCGGAGGGCGTGTGGACGCGGAGCTCCGTGTTCGATGGGGAAGACCTCAGGCGACTTGGGGTGCACCCGTctgccctctctcctttcctggaCGGGAATATTCTCCAGAAGAGCGAAGACGGCGAGGCCTGCTACTCGTTCATCCATCTCAGCGTGCAGCAGTTTCTGGCCGCCATGTTCTATGTCTTGGAGCCggaagagcaggaggaggaagggctgggcGGCTGCTGGTGGCACGTCGGGGATGTGGGGAAACTGCTGTCCAAGGCGGAAAGGCTGAAGAACCCCAGCCTGACCCACGTCGGGTGCTTCCTGTTTGGCCTCTGCAACGAAAGAAGGGCCATGGAGCTGGAGGCGACTTTTGGCTGTCTGGTATCAACAGAGATCAAGCGGGAGCTCCTGAAATACACACTGATGCCCCACGGGAAGAAATCCTTTTCCGTGATGGACACGAAGGAGGTTCTGAGCTGTCTGTACGAGTCTCAGGAGGAGCAGCTCGTGAAGGATGCCATGGCCCACGTTAAGGAGATGTCCCTGCGTTTGAAAAATAAAACGGATGTCGTGCACTCATCATTCTGCCTCAAGCACTGTGGAAACTTGCAGAAACTTTCACTGCAGGTAGAAGAGGGGATATTCCTGGATAGTGATAGCGCACTGGAATCAGGCACTCAGGTTGAAAG GTCCCAGAATGAGCAACACATGCTCCCTCTCTGGATGGATCTTTGTTCTGTGTTTGAATCAAACAGGAATCTGCTCTTTCTGGACATCAGTCAGAGCTTCCTCAGTACCTCTTCAGTGAGAATTCTTTGCGAAAAAATAGCCTGTGCTGCCTCTAGTCTCCAGAAAGTGGT CCTCAAAAATATTTCCCCAGCTGACACTTATCGGAACTTCTGCATGGCTTTTGGTGGTCACAAGACTTTAACACATCTGACCCTTCAAGGAAATGACCAGAATGACATGCTTCCCCCATTGTGTGAGGTCTTGAGGAACCCCAGATGTAATCTGAAATATCTCAG GTTGGTGTCTTGTTCTGCCTCCGCTCAGCAGTGGGCTGATCTCTCCTGCTGCCTCAGAACCAACCAGTCCCTCACATGCTTGAACCTCACAGCAAATGAGCTCCTGGATGAGGGAGCCAAGTTGCTATACATGACCCTGAGATATCCGACGTGCTTCCTACAGAGGTTGTC GTTGGAGAACTGTCACCTTACAGAAGCCTATTGCAAAGATCTGTCTTCTGCTTTGATTATCAACCAGAGGCTGACCCACCTGTGTTTGGCCAAGAATGCTCTTGGAGATCGTGGGGTGAAACTGCTGTGTGAGGGCCTGACTTACCCTGAATGTCAACTGCAAACCCTGGT GCTATGGTGTTGCAACATAACCAGCGATGGCTGCATTCATCTCTCGACACTCCTCCAGCAAAATTCAAGCCTCACACACTTGGATCTGGGGCTGAATCACATAGGAATTATTGGACTGAAGTTTCTGTGTGAGGCTTTGAAGAAACCACTGTGTAAACTAAGATGTCTATG GTTGTGGGGATGTGCCATCACTCCCTTCTGTTGTGCAGAACTCTCATCTGCCCTTAGAAGCAATCAGAACCTGATCACGCTGGACCTGGGCCAAAATTCCTTGGGGTCCAGTGGAGTAAACATGCTGTGTGATGCCTTGAAACTTCAAAGTTGTCCCCTCCAGACACTCAG